A genomic stretch from Chitinophaga agri includes:
- a CDS encoding SCO family protein — MLAVLVPLAGYLIVDHYSKNVVPIPRFYIPEKVDTIVKDGKTTYDTTFHVVKDITLTNQMGRQVSLKDLPEKVIVVNFFFTSCPSICPRMMANLEKIQHAYIKNDTLVQLVSLTVDPERDSSETLRMYGVKHDINPDNWWLLTGAKKEIYDWARNEVFVSVVKGDGGPDDFIHTEKLVLLDKNHNIRGYYDGLDSNAVRRCANDIAILHLEKDKHRPGLLKRLFSTTE; from the coding sequence ATGCTGGCAGTACTGGTGCCATTGGCTGGATACCTGATTGTAGATCATTACAGTAAGAATGTCGTGCCCATTCCCCGTTTCTACATTCCTGAGAAAGTAGATACGATTGTAAAAGACGGGAAAACTACCTACGACACCACATTCCATGTAGTGAAAGATATTACCCTCACCAACCAGATGGGACGCCAGGTAAGTCTGAAAGACCTTCCTGAAAAAGTAATAGTGGTGAATTTCTTCTTCACCTCCTGCCCCAGCATATGCCCGCGTATGATGGCTAATCTCGAGAAGATCCAACACGCTTATATTAAGAATGATACCCTGGTACAACTGGTGTCATTGACGGTTGATCCGGAAAGAGATTCGTCTGAGACACTGCGCATGTATGGAGTAAAGCACGACATCAACCCGGATAACTGGTGGTTGCTGACCGGCGCTAAGAAAGAGATCTATGACTGGGCGAGAAATGAGGTGTTTGTTAGTGTAGTAAAAGGTGACGGCGGACCAGACGACTTTATTCACACCGAGAAACTCGTGCTGCTGGACAAGAATCATAATATCAGAGGTTATTACGACGGACTGGATTCAAACGCAGTACGCAGATGTGCCAATGATATTGCGATCCTGCACCTGGAAAAAGATAAACACAGACCAGGATTATTAAAAAGACTGTTTTCAACAACGGAATAA
- a CDS encoding cytochrome C oxidase subunit IV family protein, with product MEHTHTGAAHEEHAHDSSTKSIWKTFWILLGITVVEVGVAFIYLEHAFIARWALNSFFVGLTVVKAFFIVAEFMHLRHEVKNLIMTILIPLLLFVWFIIAFLADGDSWKNMRKDLSPGTPVATPTHVTNEAAHH from the coding sequence ATGGAACATACACATACAGGAGCGGCACACGAAGAACATGCTCACGATTCATCCACTAAAAGTATCTGGAAAACGTTCTGGATATTATTAGGTATCACTGTTGTTGAGGTAGGCGTTGCATTCATTTATCTTGAACACGCGTTCATCGCAAGATGGGCACTGAACAGCTTCTTCGTAGGTCTGACAGTAGTGAAAGCATTCTTTATCGTGGCTGAATTCATGCACTTACGTCATGAAGTAAAGAACCTGATAATGACCATCCTGATCCCTTTACTGTTGTTCGTATGGTTTATCATCGCTTTCCTTGCAGATGGTGATTCCTGGAAGAACATGCGTAAAGACCTGTCTCCCGGTACGCCTGTAGCTACTCCTACACACGTTACCAACGAAGCTGCACATCACTAA